Proteins co-encoded in one Kribbella qitaiheensis genomic window:
- the murJ gene encoding murein biosynthesis integral membrane protein MurJ, giving the protein MADRTLRSAAVMAAGTVLSRLLGFVRIALLAAAIGTALRGDIFTAANTIPNSLYILLAGGVFNTVLVPQLVRAIKNHDDGGQDFTNRLLTFGFVVLAVVTVACVLLSPLIAELYLPKELHDPSRASERASMIMFVRLCLPQIFFYGAYVLVGQVLNARRRFGPMMWAPIANNIVACASIVAFLFIYRSGANPPTFSHGEELLLGLGHTLGIAVQLLVMLPYLRASGHHYVPKFGLRGTGLGQTARLGLWTVLFVAVNQVTLVVVTQLAIAGSASDTPGSKAGLVAYSTAMLIILVPHGIVTVSLATAALPQMSALASDGDVAGVALLSARSVRQTLAIVIPAAAAMIAFAHPITTVISGYGAGKGNTQLMAYTLMALALGVVPFTVQYFQLRTFYAFEDTRTPFFMQCAIAATNIAAALIGVRVLLDKEHLRYSGVMLGAAYSIAYLVAVLLSRRVLARRIPHVSGAGIGLPMLAMIIAAVAGAGVGRVVISLIDSVTTWNGPITSALLLAIAAVVMLPVYVGVARVLRIHEVTDVVSMVTSKLPGRGRGA; this is encoded by the coding sequence ATGGCTGACCGCACCCTGCGCTCCGCGGCGGTGATGGCAGCCGGAACGGTGCTGTCCCGCCTGCTCGGATTCGTCCGGATCGCCCTGCTCGCCGCAGCCATCGGTACTGCGTTGCGCGGCGACATCTTCACCGCCGCGAACACGATCCCGAACAGCCTCTACATCCTGCTGGCCGGCGGCGTCTTCAACACGGTGCTGGTGCCGCAACTGGTCCGCGCGATCAAGAACCACGACGACGGCGGCCAGGACTTCACCAACCGGCTGCTCACCTTCGGCTTCGTCGTACTCGCCGTCGTCACCGTCGCGTGTGTGCTGCTCTCACCGCTGATCGCCGAGCTCTACCTGCCGAAGGAGCTGCACGATCCGTCGCGGGCCTCCGAGCGCGCGTCGATGATCATGTTCGTCCGGCTCTGCCTGCCGCAGATCTTCTTCTACGGCGCGTACGTGCTGGTCGGCCAGGTGCTGAACGCGCGGCGCCGGTTCGGCCCGATGATGTGGGCGCCGATCGCGAACAACATCGTCGCCTGCGCGTCGATCGTGGCCTTCCTCTTCATCTACCGGTCGGGTGCCAACCCGCCGACCTTCAGCCACGGCGAGGAGCTGCTGCTCGGGCTCGGGCACACCCTCGGCATCGCCGTACAGCTGCTGGTGATGCTGCCGTACCTGCGCGCCAGCGGCCACCACTACGTACCGAAGTTCGGCCTGCGTGGCACCGGCCTCGGCCAGACCGCCCGGCTCGGCCTGTGGACAGTGCTGTTCGTCGCCGTCAACCAGGTGACGCTCGTGGTGGTCACCCAGCTCGCCATCGCCGGTAGCGCCTCGGACACACCTGGCTCCAAGGCGGGTCTGGTCGCCTACAGCACGGCGATGCTGATCATCCTGGTGCCGCACGGCATCGTGACCGTCTCGCTCGCGACGGCCGCGCTGCCGCAGATGTCGGCCCTGGCATCGGACGGCGACGTCGCCGGGGTGGCCCTGCTCTCGGCCAGGTCGGTCCGGCAGACGCTGGCCATCGTGATCCCGGCCGCCGCCGCGATGATCGCGTTCGCCCATCCGATCACCACCGTGATCTCCGGGTACGGCGCGGGCAAGGGCAACACCCAGTTGATGGCCTACACGCTGATGGCGCTCGCGCTCGGCGTGGTCCCGTTCACCGTGCAGTACTTCCAGCTGCGCACGTTCTATGCCTTCGAGGACACCCGGACCCCGTTCTTCATGCAGTGCGCGATCGCCGCCACCAACATCGCTGCCGCCCTGATCGGCGTTCGGGTGCTGCTCGACAAGGAGCACCTGCGCTACAGCGGTGTGATGCTCGGCGCGGCGTACTCGATCGCCTACCTGGTCGCCGTACTGCTGTCGCGCCGTGTCCTGGCCCGCCGGATCCCGCACGTGTCCGGGGCGGGGATCGGGCTGCCGATGCTGGCCATGATCATCGCGGCGGTCGCTGGAGCGGGAGTCGGTCGCGTGGTGATCAGCCTGATCGACTCGGTCACCACCTGGAACGGCCCGATCACCTCGGCACTGCTGCTGGCGATCGCGGCTGTCGTGATGCTGCCGGTGTACGTCGGGGTGGCCCGGGTACTACGTATCCACGAGGTCACTGACGTGGTGTCCATGGTCACATCGAAGCTGCCCGGGCGCGGTCGCGGCGCCTGA